One segment of Trachemys scripta elegans isolate TJP31775 chromosome 1, CAS_Tse_1.0, whole genome shotgun sequence DNA contains the following:
- the SLITRK5 gene encoding SLIT and NTRK-like protein 5 has product MCVCRGGSAQPGRGAPCACVPSPTFPSVSPAAALLRPGGSHAAHTPNRHLYGLQQCLGPGDFRLRVKMYACCSTITLEQDPNKKMHIWMLQTIAVALTSLVLSWAESIEYYGEICDKACPCEEKDSILTVSCENRGIISLFEISPPRFPVYHLLLSGNLLNRLYPNQFVNYTGASILHLGSNDIQDIETGAFHGLRGLRRLHLNNNKLELLRDDTFLGLESLEYLQVDYNYISTIEPNAFSKLHLLQVLILNDNLLSSLPNNLFRFVPLTHLDLRGNRLKLLPYLGLLQHMDKVVELQLEENPWNCSCELIALKDWLDSISYSALVGDVVCETPFRLHGRDLDEVSKQELCPRRLISDYEMRPQTPLSTTGYFHTTPASVNSVATSSSAVYKSPLKPPKGTRQPNKTRVRPTSRLPSKDLGYSNYGPSIAYQTKSPVPLECPTACTCNLQISDLGLNVNCQERKIESISELQPKPYNPKKMYLTENYIALVRRADFLDATGLDLLHLGNNRISVIQDRAFGDLTNLRRLYLNGNRIERLSPELFYGLQSLQYLFLQYNIIRDIEAGTFESVPNLQLLFLNNNLLRSLPASIFSGLTLYRLSLRSNHFSYLPVSGVLDQLKSLLQIDLHENPWDCTCDVVGMKLWLEQLNTGVLVDQVICESPKKFSQSDMRTIRSELLCPDYSDIIVSTPTPSSIQLPGGTTLFSSTVRLNSTGAAGGAAPSGGGGGSPSSSVPLSVLILSLLLVFIMSVFVAAGLFVLVMKRRKKGQGDPASANNSDVSSFNMQYSVYGSGHHHHPAPQQPRHPRGGGPALPKVKTPAGHVYEYIPHPLGHMCKNPIYRSREGNAGEDYKDLHELKVTYSNHHLQQGPPPPPPPGEEEPLRSPTYSVSTIEPREELLSPVQDADRFYRGILEPDKHSSSSLGTPGNNLPDYPKFPAAYTYTPNYDLMRPHQYLHPGAGDSRLRETVLYSPPSTVYVEPNRNEYLELKAKLNAEPDYLEVLEKQTTFSQF; this is encoded by the exons ATGTGTGTGTGCCGCGGGGGCTCGGCGCAGCCTGGGCGGGGGGCGCCGTGTGCGTGCGTTCCTTCTCCAACCTTCCCGTCTGTGAGCCCCGCCGCCGCTCTCCTTCGCCCGGGCGGCTCGCACGCAGCGCACACCCCAAACAGGCATCTGTATGGGTTGCAACAATGCTTGGGCCCTGGAGATTTCAGGCTCA GAGTTAAAATGTACGCTTGCTGCTCTACAATAACTTTGGAACAGGACCCCAACAAAAAAATGCATATCTGGATGCTGCAGACGATAGCGGTTGCTTTAACATCGCTAGTCCTGTCGTGGGCAGAAAGCATCGAGTATTATGGGGAAATCTGCGATAAGGCGTGTCCTTGCGAGGAAAAGGACAGCATCTTAACAGTGAGCTGTGAAAACAGAGGGATCATCAGCCTTTTCGAGATCAGCCCACCAAGATTCCCTGTCTATCACCTCTTGTTATCTGGGAACCTTCTGAACAGACTCTACCCAAACCAGTTTGTTAATTACACTGGGGCTTCGATTTTGCATTTAGGGAGCAATGACATACAAGACATCGAAACGGGGGCCTTTCATGGTCTGCGGGGCTTAAGGAGGCTGCACCTGAACAATAACAAGCTGGAACTATTAAGGGATGACACTTTCCTTGGTCTGGAGAGTTTGGAGTATCTTCAAGTCGATTATAATTACATCAGCACTATTGAACCCAATGCTTTCAGCAAACTGCATTTGCTGCAGGTGCTGATCCTCAATGATAACCTCCTCTCCAGTTTGCCCAACAACCTTTTCCGTTTTGTGCCCTTAACTCACCTGGACTTGAGGGGTAACCGGCTGAAGCTGCtgccctacctgggccttttgcAGCACATGGATAAAGTGGTtgagctgcagctggaggagaacCCATGGAATTGCTCTTGCGAGTTGATCGCTCTGAAGGATTGGCTAGACAGTATCTCCTACTCGGCTCTGGTGGGGGACGTGGTTTGTGAAACCCCTTTCCGCTTGCACGGCCGAGACTTGGATGAAGTCTCCAAGCAGGAGCTTTGCCCTAGGAGACTCATCTCGGATTACGAAATGCGACCGCAGACACCATTGAGCACCACAGGGTATTTCCACACTACCCCGGCCTCGGTCAACTCCGTGGCCACCTCTTCCTCGGCTGTTTACAAATCCCCCTTGAAGCCCCCTAAAGGGACCCGTCAACCAAACAAGACCAGGGTGCGTCCCACCTCCCGCCTGCCCTCCAAAGACCTGGGATACAGCAATTACGGCCCCAGCATCGCCTACCAGACCAAATCCCCGGTGCCTTTGGAATGTCCCACCGCCTGCACTTGCAACCTGCAGATCTCCGACCTGGGCCTCAATGTCAATTGCCAGGAGAGGAAGATCGAAAGTATCTCCGAGCTACAGCCCAAACCCTACAACCCCAAGAAGATGTATCTGACCGAGAACTACATCGCCCTGGTGCGCAGGGCGGATTTCCTGGACGCCACCGGGCTAGATTTGTTGCACCTGGGCAACAACCGGATCTCGGTCATTCAGGACCGGGCCTTTGGGGATCTAACTAATTTGAGAAGACTCTACCTGAACGGGAACCGGATCGAGCGACTGAGCCCGGAGCTGTTCTACGGGCTGCAGAGCCTGCAGTACCTCTTCCTGCAGTACAACATCATCCGGGACATCGAGGCGGGCACCTTTGAGTCAGTCCCCAACCTCCAGCTCTTGTTTTTGAACAACAACCTGCTGAGATCTTTGCCCGCCAGCATTTTTTCCGGCCTGACTCTCTACAGGCTGAGCCTGAGGAGCAACCACTTCTCCTACCTGCCTGTGAGCGGGGTGCTGGACCAGCTGAAATCCCTGCTGCAGATCGACCTGCACGAGAACCCCTGGGATTGCACCTGCGACGTGGTGGGCATGAAGctgtggctggagcagctcaACACCGGGGTGCTGGTGGACCAGGTCATCTGCGAGTCCCCCAAGAAGTTCTCCCAGAGCGACATGCGGACCATCAGGTCGGAGTTGCTGTGCCCAGACTACTCCGACATCATCGTCTCCACCCCTACCCCTTCCTCCATCCAGCTGCCGGGCGGGACCACCCTTTTCTCTTCCACCGTGCGGCTCAACAGCACGGGCGCGGCGGGGGGCGCGGCGCCCTCGGGCGGCGGGGGCGGATCCCCCTCGTCGTCGGTGCCGCTGTCGGTGCTGATCCTGAGCCTGCTGCTGGTGTTCATCATGTCGGTGTTCGTGGCGGCGGGGCTCTTCGTGCTGGTAATGAAGCGCCGGAAGAAGGGCCAGGGCGACCCGGCCAGCGCCAACAACTCCGACGTGAGCTCCTTCAACATGCAGTACAGCGTCTACGGCAgcggccaccaccaccacccggcGCCGCAGCAGCCCCGCCACCCGCGCGGCGGCGGCCCGGCCCTGCCCAAGGTGAAGACCCCCGCCGGCCACGTGTACGAGTACATCCCGCACCCGCTGGGCCACATGTGCAAGAACCCCATCTACCGCTCCCGGGAGGGCAACGCGGGCGAGGATTACAAAGACCTGCACGAGCTCAAGGTCACCTACAGCAACCACCACTTGCAGCAAGGGCCGCCGCCCCCGCCGCCCCCGGGGGAGGAGGAGCCCCTGCGGAGCCCCACTTACAGCGTCAGCACCATAGAGCCCCGGGAGGAGCTGCTCTCCCCGGTGCAAGACGCCGATCGCTTTTACAGGGGCATTTTGGAGCCCGATAAACACTCCTCCTCCTCGCTGGGCACCCCCGGCAATAATCTCCCCGATTACCCCAAATTCCCCGCCGCCTACACCTACACCCCCAACTATGACCTTATGCGGCCCCATCAGTACTTGCACCCCGGGGCCGGGGACAGCAGGCTCCGGGAGACGGTGCTCTACAGCCCCCCGAGTACTGTCTATGTAGAGCCCAACAGGAACGAGTATCTGGAGTTAAAAGCAAAACTAAACGCAGAGCCGGACTACCTCGAAGTGCTGGAAAAACAGACCACATTCAGCCAGTTCTGA